The DNA window GCGGGGTATAAAGCCAGTGACTAAGGGCAAAACACGTTTTTTGCATGTTATCACTGAAAGTTACAGCACAGGTGGACATACCGCTTTTGTTTCAAGATGGATAGAAAACACGCGCCAAAGCTCTGTGCACAGCCTAGTAGTAACGTCTAATGACAAAGAATCTCACTCCCCGCTACATACTGTCATAAAAAAATCGCAAGGACAATATGTTTCTCTTCCAGAAATTTCAAGTAACATCTTCAAACAAGCACTTTTCCTAAGAAAATTTGCCCACGAAAACGCTGACATCGTAGTCTTGGTAGTTCACCCCTTCGATCCTTTGCCGACACTTGCATTCGGCGTGGAGGGTGGACCCCCAGTAATCCTGATTAATCATGCAGACCACACCTTTTGGATTAATGCCAGCATTGTAGATTTAGCGGTTGATTATCACTTTTCTGGCGCTGATTTATGTGTTAAACGCCGCGGATTGTCACGGTCAAAGATTCTGCCTATACCCTTAACAAAAAACGATGTCAAGCCCTTCAAAGACGCTGCCCGTGCACAGTTAGGCTTGTCTTCCAAAGACGTGATGTTGTTAGCGGTTGGGCGTCCAGAGAAGTTTTTGCCCTACGGTAAATATGATTTCTTGAATGTTATGGTTGATGTTCTAAAAAGTCATCCTAACGCAAAATTGTTCGCGGTGGGACCCGCAAATCAGGGGCTTTGGGCAAAATCTGCACTGCAAGTTGATGGAAGAATCAAAGCGTTAGGCCTGTTGGATCGGGCTTCTTTAGAAACATTGTATCAAGCGGCTGACTTGTATGTAGGGAGTTTTCCGTGTGCAAGCGGAACCGCTTTTCTTGAAGCGGGTGCCCATAGTATACCTGCTGTTTGTTTGGAGATTAAAGAGCTTCCGCATATTAGCGGTTGTGATGATGTTTCTTTTCTAAAACAGTTCACTGCGGCAAAGTCAACTGGAGAATTTGCGGATTTGCTTGATTTGATGATAAATGATTCTGGCGCGTATTTTGGGAAAGCTCATGATTTGAAGGAAAGTATTGAACATGAACATTGTGCTCCGGGTTGGAATCGTTACTTAGATGACATACTGCATTCTTTGCCTTCTGAACATCAAATACGTGTACCTCGCAAAGTTGCCTCTGGACTGGAGTACTATGACGTTTATGTGGCATATTTGGATTCAAAAATTCTTCTCGACGAGTTACCCTATTACTCTTTTAATAGGTTGATATATTCCAACAGGGAAAACCTGTCTAAACAGCAGTCCTTATGGGTTCAAGCTAACGTTCTCATGAATGCCTTAATTAAAGTAAACAGTTTAAGAAGCGCCCGAGAATGCATCAATAACATAAAGAAATTTGTCAGCAGAGCCTAACTGTTAGGCTTCTACTTTTCAGGAGAAACTACTTTGAGTTTAGTAAGCTTAGTAAAAATTAACAATGTAAACCAGCGTCTTGCATACAAACAAGCTATCGCTGAAGCATTAGACCTGATTGGTTACACTTTTAAAGGCAACATAAAAACAGTCGTGATTAAACCTAACCTGTGCTATTACCTTGAATGTTCAACGGGACAAACCACTGACCCCAAATTCGTAGCAGACTTAATAGACCTCATCAGAGAGAAAACATACCCCACAATAGACATCTCCATAATTGAATCCGATGCCTCCGCAATGCGCTGCAAACACGTGGACCGAATGCTGGGCTATGAGCAACTTGCCCAAGAAAAAAACGTAAAACTCATAAACCTCTCCGAAGAAGACGCCACGCCAGCCACAGTTTCTTGCAACCAAAAAAGCTATACTTTTAATGTTCCAAAAATAATCCAAAACGCCGACCTAAAAATTGACATTGCAAAAATCAAGTACACCGTTGACCCTGTTAAGCTGACCTGTGCACTCAAAAACATCTACGGCTGCAATCCATACAAGAAAAAATATGAATACCACACTAACCTAGGCAACGTGATTGTAGCTTTAAACAAAGCTATGCGTTTTAACCTCTTCCTCATTGACAATAACATCGCTTCAGGCGTTCAACCAAGACGACTGGGACTCACCATGGCAAGCCTTGACCCAGTAGCGTTAGATGTTGCTTGCGCCCAAATCGCCTGGTTAAACCCCGAAAAAATTCCCTATTTTAAAACTGCAGAAAAAGAGGGTGTGGGTTCTAGAGAATTTTTGGCTAAAGGCGCGCCGCTGGAGGATTTCAAAGCGTTGTATCCTAAAAAAGCCTTCCGAAGCAAATTCATGGGCTTGGTGCTTAAGGTGATTCTTAAGGTTGGGCTTGGAAAAAGAATGGGGCTTGAATAAGGAGGTTTTCCTTTTGACTGTTAAACTGGGTATAATTGGACTGGGCTTTATTGGACAAACACATCTAAAACATAGCTTAAAACTACAAGACGCACAAGTTATCGCGGCTGCAGATGTGTCAACAAAAGCCTTACAGAACGCCAAAAACATGGGCGTGAAAAAAACATTCAACAATTACGTTGACTTGCTAAAAGACCCCGAAGTTGATGCCGTGCTGATTTCCCTACCAACACATCTTCACTTAAAATGCGCCATAGACACTGCTGAAGCACACAAGAATATTTTTCTTGAAAAACCCATCGCGGTATCTGTGAATCAAGCCAGACAAATCATCAACGCCGCAAACCAAAACTCGGTCAAACTGATGGTTGGTTATCCCTTGCGGTTCAACAAAACATTTCTTAACCTAAAAAGCCAGTTGGAAAACGGGTTAATCGGCGATGTGGAAAACGCGCATGCAACCTATGTTAGTTCAGGCCCCTTCTTTCATCGGGCTGTAGGTTACTCGCCTGTTCCTGTCCCTGAATGGTGGTTTAACGCTGCAGAATCCGGAGGCGGAGTGCTCATGGATTTAGGTTGTCATCTCATCAACCTTTTGCGGTGGATGCTTGGCGAAGTAGTGGATGTTAAGGGCTACTTTGGGCATCGTTTGAACTTGGATTTTGAGGATTCCGCGTTGTGTCTTGCCAAGTTTAATTGTGGTGCGGTGGCTATGATTAATGTGGGCTGGTTTTCACAAGAGTACGCTCTTAAACTGAACATGCTTGGAACTGTTCGCAACGTTTTCACTGAGCACATGCCGCCCAGCTCAATATCTGGTGCATATCAAATGTTTACTAAAGGCATATCCAGTTTTCTTCAACCGCATTTAGATGAACTGCAATATTTTGTTGATTGTCTAAAAAATAATCAGTCGCCATCGCCGTCTGGAGAGGACGCTTTATTGGATTTAGAGGTTATATCCAAAGCCTATAAAAACAGGATACAGTTAGAGTAACAGCGTTCGGTTGAATGGTGCTACATGGATAAAGCGTTACAAATGGGCAAATCTTCAGCAACAGGCAGCTTCC is part of the Candidatus Bathyarchaeota archaeon genome and encodes:
- a CDS encoding DUF362 domain-containing protein is translated as MSLVSLVKINNVNQRLAYKQAIAEALDLIGYTFKGNIKTVVIKPNLCYYLECSTGQTTDPKFVADLIDLIREKTYPTIDISIIESDASAMRCKHVDRMLGYEQLAQEKNVKLINLSEEDATPATVSCNQKSYTFNVPKIIQNADLKIDIAKIKYTVDPVKLTCALKNIYGCNPYKKKYEYHTNLGNVIVALNKAMRFNLFLIDNNIASGVQPRRLGLTMASLDPVALDVACAQIAWLNPEKIPYFKTAEKEGVGSREFLAKGAPLEDFKALYPKKAFRSKFMGLVLKVILKVGLGKRMGLE
- a CDS encoding Gfo/Idh/MocA family oxidoreductase — encoded protein: MTVKLGIIGLGFIGQTHLKHSLKLQDAQVIAAADVSTKALQNAKNMGVKKTFNNYVDLLKDPEVDAVLISLPTHLHLKCAIDTAEAHKNIFLEKPIAVSVNQARQIINAANQNSVKLMVGYPLRFNKTFLNLKSQLENGLIGDVENAHATYVSSGPFFHRAVGYSPVPVPEWWFNAAESGGGVLMDLGCHLINLLRWMLGEVVDVKGYFGHRLNLDFEDSALCLAKFNCGAVAMINVGWFSQEYALKLNMLGTVRNVFTEHMPPSSISGAYQMFTKGISSFLQPHLDELQYFVDCLKNNQSPSPSGEDALLDLEVISKAYKNRIQLE